The Solanum lycopersicum chromosome 9, SLM_r2.1 genome window below encodes:
- the LOC138338396 gene encoding uncharacterized protein — MVENVDLNCWFDAIVIRPWSKDLLKESLDKVKLIQDGLLMAQSRQKSYADQKVRDLELMVEEQVLLKVSSMKVVMTFEIKGKLIPRYICPFKSVDHIGDVVYESSLPHGLSSVHPIFHILILKKYHQSGAHVIQC; from the coding sequence ATGGTAGAAAATGTGGATCTCAATTGTTGGTTTGATGCCATTGTAATTAGACCGTGGAGTAAAGATTTGTTAAAAGAGTCCTTGGACAAAgtcaagttgatccaagatgGACTTCTTATGGCTCAGAGTAGGCAAAAGAGTTATGCGGATCAAAAGGTTCGTGATTTGGAACTCATGGTAGAAGAGCAGGTTCTATTGAAGGTTTCATCCATGAAGGTTGTCATGACATTTGAAATAAAGGGAAAGCTGATCCCTAGGTATATTTGTCCTTTCAAGAGTGTTGATCATATTGGTGATGTGGTGTATGAGTCGTCTTTGCCACATGGTTTGTCGAGTGTTCACcctatatttcatattttgatactgaagaagtatcatcagaGTGGTGCTCATGTGATCCAGTGTTAG